The Geoglobus acetivorans genome window below encodes:
- a CDS encoding 4-hydroxyphenylacetate 3-hydroxylase N-terminal domain-containing protein — MINGDEYIRRIKCYSRDMYVMGERVGFDHPNVEPVLKAISITYDLAKEKGYHTYSELVNREVNILNTCCRTPDDLIKRYDFQRELSMRLATCNYRCPGADAINAFMSVLEGDERDRFLGLLREIQENDYACTSALTDPKGDRSRRPSEQREMYVRVVEEREDGIIVEGAKIHQSGAFAADVNFFLPGQTFREGEEEFAVAFALKPEDRGVKYILQNTGMQAKQRDGGEFERGNPYGDRITCTVVLDRVFVPWERVFIYGDLKKVRELLTAFANSHRCVGAACKAGFVDSMTGAASLMIRANGLEKVQALRSKLGEMSAVSEGAYAIAVGAAVKGVEKNGVWLPDAIMANAGKVIGVEGFAKAMRHLADIAGGIPGTAPSEFDLRSEETGRYVEKYVRGAEDFSAEDRLRLIKFIEFWLTSSHYIGALHGGGSVSASVIFLQYMSDFSTKEDAVRKAINLKS, encoded by the coding sequence ATGATAAATGGGGATGAATATATCAGGCGAATAAAATGCTATTCGAGGGACATGTACGTCATGGGTGAAAGGGTTGGTTTTGACCATCCCAACGTGGAGCCAGTTTTAAAGGCAATCTCCATAACCTACGATCTGGCAAAGGAGAAGGGATACCACACGTACTCGGAGCTTGTCAACAGAGAGGTCAACATTCTGAACACCTGCTGCAGAACTCCTGATGATCTGATCAAGAGGTACGATTTTCAGAGAGAGCTGAGCATGAGACTTGCAACGTGCAATTACAGGTGTCCGGGGGCGGATGCGATAAACGCGTTTATGTCGGTTCTTGAAGGGGATGAGAGAGATCGGTTTCTTGGCTTGCTGAGAGAGATTCAGGAGAATGATTACGCATGCACCTCTGCCCTCACGGACCCAAAGGGAGACAGAAGCAGGAGACCTTCGGAGCAGAGAGAAATGTATGTCAGGGTTGTTGAGGAACGAGAAGACGGAATAATTGTTGAGGGGGCAAAGATACACCAGAGTGGTGCTTTCGCTGCTGACGTGAACTTTTTCCTGCCGGGACAGACCTTCAGGGAAGGCGAGGAAGAGTTTGCGGTAGCGTTCGCCCTCAAACCCGAAGACAGGGGTGTGAAGTACATCCTTCAGAACACAGGAATGCAGGCCAAACAGCGTGATGGTGGGGAATTTGAACGCGGAAATCCTTACGGAGACAGGATTACCTGCACTGTTGTCCTCGACAGGGTTTTTGTTCCGTGGGAAAGGGTTTTCATATACGGGGATCTGAAGAAGGTTCGGGAACTGCTCACTGCCTTTGCGAACTCTCACAGGTGTGTTGGTGCAGCGTGCAAGGCGGGATTTGTGGATTCGATGACAGGTGCAGCAAGCCTCATGATCAGGGCGAATGGTCTCGAAAAGGTTCAGGCTCTCAGGTCAAAACTTGGTGAGATGTCGGCTGTTTCTGAAGGAGCTTACGCCATTGCCGTAGGCGCTGCGGTGAAAGGGGTCGAGAAAAACGGGGTCTGGCTGCCGGATGCGATCATGGCGAATGCCGGGAAGGTTATAGGTGTTGAGGGTTTTGCGAAGGCCATGAGGCATCTTGCGGACATAGCGGGAGGAATTCCAGGGACTGCACCATCCGAGTTCGATTTGAGGAGCGAAGAAACAGGCAGATACGTGGAAAAATATGTCAGAGGGGCAGAGGATTTCAGTGCGGAGGATAGGCTCAGGCTGATAAAGTTCATTGAGTTCTGGCTTACAAGCTCCCATTACATTGGAGCGTTGCATGGTGGTGGGAGCGTTTCAGCATCGGTGATTTTCCTGCAGTACATGAGCGATTTCAGCACAAAGGAGGATGCCGTGAGAAAAGCGATAAATCTAAAATCCTGA
- a CDS encoding ion channel: MRRRAILLVSLFIFTILVISVVAYHIKQMEGDEVSFVDAIYWTITTMTTVGYGDIVMKTPTGKIFSIFVQIYGIAFLFGIAFPYIVVPWAERKFLLKLPEKAELERHVAVFGFTRLTPFLVEELEKMGIDYIIVENSREKAIQAIESGYSVVYSQMDNVVETANLEKAMAIVIMWEEVEKSIDVLITVKDMSVQKLAVVSDPRYAKYLHYAGVDKVITPKSVAGVHIANILTEKQRGVLNIRKILANHGITEIMLPRKSRLAGSTVETIQNRYNVKIIAVCREGRLVFRPVRNYRIGEGSIILAFGEDRDLYRLLRDAS, translated from the coding sequence ATGAGAAGGAGAGCAATTTTATTAGTATCTCTATTTATTTTTACAATTTTAGTTATTTCTGTAGTTGCATACCACATCAAGCAGATGGAGGGTGATGAGGTTTCGTTTGTTGATGCGATTTACTGGACAATAACCACGATGACAACCGTGGGTTATGGCGACATCGTGATGAAAACACCCACAGGAAAAATATTTTCGATCTTTGTGCAGATTTACGGCATTGCATTTCTTTTCGGCATAGCTTTTCCCTACATAGTTGTTCCATGGGCCGAAAGGAAATTTCTTCTGAAACTCCCTGAAAAAGCTGAGCTTGAGAGGCATGTTGCTGTTTTCGGGTTTACCAGACTCACACCGTTCCTTGTGGAAGAGCTTGAGAAAATGGGTATTGACTACATCATCGTTGAGAATTCGAGGGAGAAAGCCATACAGGCCATAGAGAGCGGTTACAGTGTGGTGTATTCGCAGATGGATAACGTGGTCGAAACCGCAAACTTGGAGAAGGCAATGGCAATCGTCATAATGTGGGAGGAGGTGGAGAAGAGCATAGATGTGCTGATAACTGTAAAGGACATGAGCGTTCAGAAACTTGCCGTGGTTTCGGACCCACGTTACGCAAAGTATCTCCATTATGCAGGGGTTGATAAGGTCATAACACCCAAGAGCGTTGCTGGAGTTCACATCGCCAACATCCTCACGGAAAAGCAGAGGGGTGTCCTGAATATAAGAAAAATCCTGGCAAACCACGGAATCACCGAAATAATGCTGCCAAGGAAGTCCAGACTGGCGGGATCAACCGTTGAAACCATTCAGAACAGATACAACGTGAAAATAATAGCTGTTTGCAGAGAAGGGCGTCTCGTATTCAGGCCAGTCAGAAACTACCGGATTGGTGAGGGGAGCATAATCCTTGCGTTTGGGGAAGACAGAGACCTTTACAGACTGCTGAGGGATGCATCATGA
- a CDS encoding F420-dependent methylenetetrahydromethanopterin dehydrogenase: MMVKVGVLKMGAIGTALLVEYLLDERADRGDIEVRVVTSGAKMQPEEAVVAEKLKEFDPDVVIVISPNAALPGPKAAREAFEGKPVIVISDAPAKKAKEEFEQKGFGYILINADSMIGARREFLDPTEMALFNSDVVKVLAATGAFRIVQEELDRVIEAVKKGETPELPKIVISAQKAVKAGNFQNPYAKAKAMAAYFIAEKVADIDVKGCFIERDPEKYIPLVASAHEMMRVAALLADQAREIEKSNDTVYRTPHSKEGEILKKFELMGKPE; this comes from the coding sequence ATTATGGTGAAGGTTGGAGTTCTGAAAATGGGTGCAATTGGCACGGCTCTCCTTGTGGAGTATCTTCTTGATGAGAGAGCGGATAGAGGAGATATTGAGGTTAGGGTAGTTACAAGCGGTGCAAAAATGCAGCCTGAAGAGGCTGTTGTTGCTGAAAAACTCAAGGAATTTGACCCGGACGTTGTTATAGTAATATCCCCGAATGCGGCACTTCCCGGACCTAAGGCAGCGAGGGAAGCATTCGAAGGAAAGCCCGTGATAGTCATCAGCGACGCGCCTGCAAAGAAGGCCAAGGAGGAGTTTGAGCAGAAGGGCTTTGGTTATATCCTCATCAACGCTGACTCGATGATTGGTGCGAGGAGAGAGTTCCTTGACCCAACGGAAATGGCCCTGTTCAACTCCGATGTGGTAAAGGTTCTTGCGGCAACAGGTGCTTTCAGGATCGTCCAGGAGGAGCTTGACAGGGTTATTGAGGCGGTCAAGAAGGGCGAGACTCCTGAGCTGCCGAAGATTGTGATCTCTGCTCAGAAAGCAGTTAAGGCCGGAAACTTCCAGAATCCGTATGCAAAGGCCAAGGCAATGGCGGCATACTTCATTGCTGAGAAGGTCGCGGACATCGACGTTAAGGGATGCTTCATCGAGAGAGATCCCGAGAAATACATACCTCTCGTTGCATCTGCCCACGAGATGATGAGGGTTGCGGCGCTGCTTGCCGACCAGGCAAGAGAGATTGAGAAGAGCAACGATACGGTTTACAGAACACCACACTCAAAAGAGGGAGAAATACTTAAAAAGTTTGAACTCATGGGAAAACCTGAATGA
- a CDS encoding NAD-binding protein, translated as MKVLLIGFGDVGRAVARILLSRNIEVTAVDISETRMDGVNFIKTDALSEELYEFVDLDEYSAAIIALPNDVDALLCIMMIKKKKEDLLVFARCNNPSYREKMSIAGADYVVDISTITSQMILSTIFREEAEKRLLYENIHVRTYTVSENSPLVGRRVEDFDDVLILGIEKDGAVRHDGVIEPGSKIAVVGEIEVLKAFEERFMT; from the coding sequence ATGAAGGTTCTCCTGATCGGTTTCGGAGACGTTGGAAGGGCTGTTGCCAGAATTCTGCTGTCCAGGAATATTGAGGTTACTGCAGTGGATATATCTGAAACGAGAATGGACGGCGTGAACTTCATCAAGACAGACGCACTATCCGAGGAGCTTTACGAATTTGTCGATCTTGATGAATATTCTGCGGCGATTATTGCGCTGCCCAATGACGTTGATGCACTGCTCTGCATAATGATGATCAAAAAGAAAAAAGAGGACCTGCTGGTCTTTGCCCGGTGCAACAACCCCTCTTACAGGGAAAAGATGAGCATTGCCGGGGCAGATTACGTGGTGGATATATCCACGATCACGTCTCAGATGATCCTCTCGACGATTTTCAGGGAGGAGGCGGAGAAGAGGCTCCTCTATGAAAACATCCACGTGAGAACCTACACAGTTTCTGAGAACTCCCCACTGGTGGGGAGGAGAGTGGAAGATTTTGATGATGTTTTAATTCTGGGTATTGAGAAAGACGGTGCCGTCAGGCATGACGGGGTTATTGAACCCGGATCTAAGATAGCGGTGGTGGGAGAGATTGAGGTTCTGAAGGCATTTGAGGAAAGGTTTATGACTTAG
- a CDS encoding NAD(P)/FAD-dependent oxidoreductase, translated as MLISGGGVAGSTSAINIGEKAEVTIFEAKSASGFPVKCGGLISEDCYVAYSKYVDVKKALLNSIRGAFFFSPSGKYLELYGSSGAVVIERKIFDQLLLREASKSSEVVVKSKVDAVGDRKARIITPEGEKFVEFDVVIGADGAESRVARDLGFRRPEFFVAKQYLMEFEVLDEKMVELYFGRSYSDGFFAYAIPLEDDLARVGVVSRGNPDEHLRVLLEKHPDVSRRKKGGILEVNAGAIPAGLAEFVRANAVLIGDSAGMVKPYTGGGLYYLLRASEILGEVFPDLQAFRKAYLGELGKEYRTGESIQKLYGILNDSEYDFLIEIGKDVDFSTIHMDSPSSLIRLIPSALKMIKKPALIKKIAGSFL; from the coding sequence GTGCTGATTTCTGGTGGGGGCGTAGCGGGAAGCACATCAGCCATAAATATCGGGGAAAAGGCAGAGGTAACGATTTTTGAGGCCAAATCAGCGTCAGGGTTTCCTGTTAAGTGTGGCGGGCTGATAAGTGAGGACTGTTACGTAGCATATTCGAAATATGTTGATGTTAAAAAGGCCCTGCTGAACAGCATTAGAGGTGCATTCTTTTTCTCTCCATCTGGAAAATACCTTGAACTTTACGGAAGCTCGGGAGCCGTGGTTATTGAAAGGAAAATCTTTGATCAGCTCCTTTTGCGAGAAGCCTCAAAATCTTCAGAGGTGGTTGTGAAATCAAAAGTTGATGCGGTCGGAGACAGGAAGGCGAGGATAATCACGCCCGAGGGTGAGAAATTCGTTGAATTCGATGTTGTGATTGGCGCTGACGGGGCTGAAAGCAGGGTTGCGAGGGATCTGGGCTTCAGAAGACCGGAATTCTTTGTGGCTAAGCAGTACCTCATGGAGTTCGAGGTTCTTGATGAGAAGATGGTGGAGCTGTACTTTGGCAGAAGTTATTCGGATGGGTTTTTTGCGTATGCGATACCGCTGGAGGATGATCTGGCGAGGGTGGGTGTGGTTTCGAGAGGTAACCCTGACGAGCATCTCAGGGTGCTCTTGGAAAAACATCCGGATGTGTCCCGTAGAAAAAAGGGTGGCATTCTGGAGGTCAATGCCGGAGCAATACCTGCAGGGCTGGCGGAGTTTGTCAGGGCTAATGCGGTTTTGATAGGTGACTCAGCAGGAATGGTGAAGCCGTACACGGGTGGAGGGCTGTATTACCTGCTTAGAGCATCTGAGATCCTTGGAGAGGTTTTTCCTGATCTGCAGGCATTCAGGAAAGCATATCTGGGTGAGCTCGGGAAGGAGTACCGGACTGGAGAAAGCATTCAGAAGCTTTACGGGATTCTCAACGATTCTGAATATGATTTCCTCATTGAAATTGGAAAGGATGTGGATTTCTCGACAATACACATGGATTCTCCATCCTCGCTTATCAGGCTGATCCCTTCTGCCCTGAAGATGATAAAGAAACCCGCTCTGATCAAAAAAATAGCGGGTTCATTCCTTTGA